In Gammaproteobacteria bacterium, a single genomic region encodes these proteins:
- a CDS encoding Crp/Fnr family transcriptional regulator, translating into MNSDVSTPAGPSPEDIQLIAGCGAIRTYPRRAVIVTEGGETDCLYVIIEGRVKIYASDDNGKEIVLNIQGRGEYFGELALLDAGRRSASVITLEPVRLSCVSRAAFSECIQQNPTLAFRLIRDLTQRVRALTELVKNLALNDVYGRVARTLTNLAEEREGRLTIAERFTHQDIASMVGASREMVSHIMKDLTTGGYVEIKDRKITIARRLPRAW; encoded by the coding sequence ATGAATAGCGACGTTTCAACACCTGCCGGACCGTCACCCGAGGATATTCAACTCATCGCCGGATGTGGCGCGATTCGCACCTATCCGCGACGGGCCGTGATCGTGACCGAGGGCGGCGAAACAGACTGTCTCTACGTGATCATCGAGGGGCGGGTGAAAATCTACGCCAGCGACGACAACGGCAAGGAGATCGTCTTGAACATTCAGGGGCGCGGCGAGTATTTCGGCGAACTGGCGCTGCTCGACGCGGGCCGGCGGTCCGCATCCGTCATTACCCTGGAACCCGTCAGACTGTCCTGCGTTTCACGCGCGGCCTTTAGCGAATGCATCCAGCAGAATCCGACCTTGGCTTTCAGACTCATTCGCGATTTAACGCAGCGGGTGCGCGCCCTCACTGAACTGGTCAAGAACCTCGCATTAAACGATGTTTATGGCCGCGTGGCGCGCACCTTGACGAATCTTGCCGAGGAGCGGGAGGGCCGGCTGACAATTGCGGAGCGGTTTACGCATCAGGATATCGCCAGCATGGTAGGGGCATCGCGCGAGATGGTAAGCCACATCATGAAAGACCTGACGACCGGCGGATACGTCGAAATCAAGGACCGCAAGATCACCATCGCCCGGCGGCTGCCGCGCGCCTGGTAG
- a CDS encoding cyclic nucleotide-binding domain-containing protein, with the protein MHDPSLKLLQDMPVFGGVREDTLTFLLRLAPVIPVCAGDYFFREGDTARSMFVLEKGKIAVFKAWENRSIGLGHLHQGDCFGEMALIDLFPRSASVRADEDCLAIELSSATLFEVYNRDLAQFTLMQMNIARELSRRLRGADERLFRALAQTEKMEQDLSISI; encoded by the coding sequence ATGCACGATCCAAGCCTTAAGCTGTTGCAGGATATGCCGGTATTTGGCGGCGTCCGCGAAGACACATTGACCTTTCTGCTGAGGCTTGCGCCCGTTATTCCCGTCTGCGCGGGCGATTATTTTTTCCGCGAGGGCGACACCGCGCGCTCCATGTTCGTGCTGGAGAAAGGCAAAATCGCTGTCTTCAAAGCCTGGGAAAACCGCAGCATTGGCTTAGGCCATTTGCATCAAGGTGACTGCTTTGGCGAGATGGCGCTGATCGATCTTTTTCCACGCAGCGCCTCCGTGCGGGCGGATGAAGACTGTCTCGCGATCGAACTGTCATCGGCCACGCTGTTCGAGGTCTATAACCGGGATCTGGCGCAGTTCACCCTGATGCAGATGAATATCGCCAGAGAGCTCAGCCGTAGACTTCGAGGGGCCGACGAACGCCTGTTCCGGGCGCTCGCGCAGACCGAAAAGATGGAACAAGACCTGTCGATTTCGATTTAG